From a region of the Narcine bancroftii isolate sNarBan1 chromosome 5, sNarBan1.hap1, whole genome shotgun sequence genome:
- the lrrc53 gene encoding uncharacterized protein lrrc53, producing MHKVKGTLVTLWVISMCVPLWTHPTCRGTCNLCTGVAICQELPYIPGESRSTRSLVLTHSSVFVVVTRPLVVPALRLLKLLTHDTTVARNTFQDTSGHGTLLLGHNGVTGQTMRACTHTWLQRLERLKPHGSSCWFWGPDKLWSLHQRGHWRATLQGSDVAPSSLLNPQIRGLCIHFTQQLASLSWRGLRRLALTGNRLAALPSTFSTLSRLSVLKLDQWPCACQLRHLATFLQELSKRPARSPCAGSGLACGTADTAGMRMVQEMDRNVTTAPSSGQEQRHAQGWVLTLLLFSVGAVGLTVGVVIVLHKKGLCPRERIHSAQGPKSNQQRARILERNPQRECSGETYRPHRQHQAQEQWNYFACGHCGLVHTFETVASNCARRPVDKLTAQPTRGNGTGNLWDIRQKLLQSLEGSNWGPQARHHYPGHSSDLSGDAIGMQSLYKGPWKWGSFQTTMEKPVTRPGWQPCCHLPVSVASTSSSRKVLAPAVVPFCTANHRRLPIRRRQSVGPWLRNCLSGKQDYREFSGRIPAKMSRTWSVAVRDERGAAGADVSAELQSNMVTADHRWGIQVTSDPLAEPMEDAGRFGSSQSTGQISIPGRVWGRGRDWTPKSVTFDLLGLGTELTHSSKVQTSTRGTPVSAGSPRGGGVILSMKEAPGERRRGRVFSLRVPADMLSVKVILHPTREAKVTGVGRPSEKKLVNQRGKRLRATYKRGQPMDYHVPRETDHSQRPRTSRRRPSVLPQDQHGRDGAEGRGWDWGSPFGPVAGTHGATETPLSAPDARLKPQVAETIRPSTGLTNVEVMLPTLPPVSGARTSTSLGAGSLESEEKGGTRGRSRTQGEEGRAGRKAPADGRKQGCPPSAQAESGSLVWAGNSRPEISFPASCTKAEAAGQGQAHCWGPVGHNAISTAKPSHQRPGEGEVQGGEGGQKREEVQGRERQQKREEVQGRVEVGTDMVVGRGEPIFSAGPGPSAALKTFTIHNTSNLSVIYKLADLIYHVIIQIIDIDNK from the exons atgcatAAGGTAAAAG GAACATTGGTGACCCTCTGGGTGATCTCCATGTGTGTACCCCTCTGGACCCATCCCACCTGCCGTGGTACCTGCAATCTGTGCACAGGAGTGGCCATCTGTCAGGAGTTACCCTACATCCCAG GAGAATCCCGGTCCACGAGGAGCCTGGTCCTTACCCACAGCTCTGTCTTCGTGGTGGTAACGCGGCCACTAGTTGTCCCTGCCTTGAGACTGCTGAAGCTGCTCACCCATGACACCACGGTGGCCAGGAACACGTTCCAGGACACGTCAGGGCATGGGACCCTCCTGCTAGGCCATAATGGGGTGACAGGCCAGACCATGAGAGCCTGCACACACACTTGGCTCCAACGGCTGGAGAGACTTAAGCCCCATGGCTCCAGCTGCTGGTTCTGGGGCCCGGACAAGCTCTGGTCTCTGCATCAGAGGGGCCACTGGAGGGCCACCCTGCAGGGAAGTGACGTTGCCCCTTCCAGCCTCCTCAACCCTCAGATACGGGGCCTCTGCATCCACTTCACTCAGCAGCTGGCCTCCCTCAGCTGGAGGGGCTTGCGGCGCCTGGCCCTAACCGGGAACCGGCTGGCGGCCTTGCCCAGCACCTTCTCCACTTTGTCCAGACTCTCGGTCTTGAAGCTCGACCAGTGGCCCTGCGCCTGCCAGCTCAGACATTTGGCCACATTCCTCCAGGAGCTCAGCAAGCGGCCAGCTCGAAGCCCGTGCGCTGGCAGTGGGCTGGCCTGTGGGACTGCCGACACAGCAGGGATGAGGATGGTGCAGGAGATGGACAGAAATGTCACCACTGCCCCGAGCAGCGGACAGGAGCAGCGACACGCACAAGGCTGGGTGTTGACCTTGCTGCTCTTCTCTGTGG GTGCAGTGGGACTTACTGTTGGAGTTGTTATTGTCCTCCACAAGAAGGGGCTGTGCCCCAGGGAGAGGATCCACTCAGCGCAAGGACCCAAGTCCAACCAACAAAGGGCACGTATTCTGGAGCGGAACCCTCAACGTGAGTGCAGTGGGGAGACATACCGCCCACACCGCCAACATCAAGCTCAGGAACAGTGGAATTACTTTGCCTGTGGGCACTGTGGGCTGGTACACACATTCGAAACAGTGGCCAGTAACTGTGCCAGGAGGCCAGTGGATAAATTGACCGCTCAGCCAACAAGAGGAAATGGAACTGGGAATCTCTGGGACATCCGCCAGAAGCTGCTTCAAAGCTTGGAGGGTTCCAATTGGG GTCCCCAAGCACGGCACCATTATCCAGGCCACAGTTCTGATCTGTCAGGAGATGCCATCGGAATGCAGAGTCTGTACAAGGGGCCCTGGAAATGGGGATCCTTCCAAACCACAATGGAGAAGCCTGTCACACGACCTGGATGGCAACCATGCTGCCACCTCCCAGTCTCTGTCGCCAGCACGTCCTCCAGTCGGAAGGTGCTTGCTCCAGCCGTGGTACCGTTTTGTACGGCCAATCATCGACGTTTACCCATCAGGAGAAGGCAAAGTGTGGGGCCGTGGCTGAGGAACTGCCTCTCTGGTAAACAGGACTATCGTGAGTTCAGCGGCAGGATTCCAGCCAAAATGAGCAGGACATGGAGTGTGGCAGTGAGGGATGAGAGAGGAGCCGCTGGTGCTGATGTTAGTGCAGAACTACAGAGCAACATGGTGACCGCTGACCATCGCTGGGGGATCCAAGTCACTTCCGACCCTCTTGCAGAGCCCATGGAGGATGCTGGGAGATTTGGGAGTAGTCAATCTACGGGGCAGATCAGCATTCCTGGGCGAGTTTGGGGAAGGGGCAGGGATTGGACACCAAAGTCTGTCACTTTTGATTTGCTGGGACTTGGCACGGAATTAacccattcctccaaggtccagaCGAGCACAAGAGGAACACCGGTGAGTGCTGGAAGTCCCAGGGGAGGAGGAGTAATCCTGAGCATGAAGGAGGCCCCGGGTGAACGCAGGAGGGGGAGGGTGTTCTCACTAAGAGTGCCAGCAGACATGTTGTCCGTAAAGGTCATCCTGCACCCAACCAGGGAGGCCAAAGTGACAGGTGTCGGGAGGCCCTCTGAGAAGAAACTGGTTAACCAAAGGGGGAAAAGACTGAGGGCAACTTACAAGAGAGGGCAGCCTATGGACTACCATGTCCCCAGAGAAACAGACCACTCTCAGAGACCCAGGACTTCGAGAAGGCGGCCTTCAGTTCTACCACAAGACCAGCATGGGAGGGACGgagcagaaggcagagggtgggacTGGGGATCTCCCTTTGGGCCTGTGGCAGGAACACATGGAGCCACAGAGACACCACTCTCTGCCCCTGATGCCAGGCTGAAACCCCAAGTCGCAGAAACAATTAGGCCTTCTACTGGTCTCACCAATGTGGAGGTAATGCTGCCCACTCTCCCACCTGTCTCAGGGGCAAGGACTTCCACCTCTCTGGGGGCTGGAAGCCTGGAATCTGAGGAGAAAGGGGGCACAAGAGGGAGGAGCAGGACCcaaggggaagagggaagggctGGGCGCAAGGCTCCTGCAGACGGCCGAAAGCAAGGATGTCCTCCCTCAGCCCAGGCTGAGTCAGGATCCCTGGTCTGGGCTGGCAATTCCAGACCTGAAATATCTTTCCCAGCTTCCTGCACCAAGGCTGAAGCAGCTGGGCAGGGCCAGGCACACTGCTGGGGACCTGTGGGCCATAATGCCATCTCCACAGCCAAGCCCAGCCACCAGAGaccaggggagggggaggtgcagggtGGTGAGGGGGGACAGAAGAGGGAAGAGGTGCAGGGGAGGGAGAGGCAACAGAAGAGGGAAGAGGTCCAAGGGAGGGTTGAAGTGGGGACGGATATGGTGGTGGGCAGGGGTGAG cccattttttcagctggtccaggtccctctgcagctttgaaaaccttcactatCCATAACacatccaatcttagtgtcatctacaaacttgctgatctaatttaccacgttatcatccagatcattgatatcgacaacaaataa